A segment of the bacterium genome:
TTGGCCACGGCCATCCCAGGCTTCACGACCACGGGCCCGGCGCGCTCCACGTTCTGTCAAATGTGTCACCCGAGGCTAAAGCATTCGAAACCGGGAGAAGGAAGAGAGAGACAAGCTCAATGACATTTGCCAGTTCGTTCGGGGCATCGACTATGCGGGTTCTACGCAGGAATGCAGACCATTGTGCTTGCTTTGAGCTGTCTTTGGTGAATGCCTCTGTCAGCGCTACTGGCTGAGACGCGATATCCGTTTCTCGATGCGCAAAGGTCTGCTTGATGGCCTCCGCCAGCGTTTCTCCGTCGAAGTCGAACTGAGTAGAAAGGAGCCAGATATCAAAGAAATCCTTCATCCGGCTGTTCACGATACCAAGCCTGACCATCGCCTCGAACTTCTCGGCAATGGCGCTTTCCCGCGTGTAACCATCAAGTCTTGGGGCCGGCATACCCAGGATTGTTGGATAATCCACGGTAACGGGCTCGGGGACCACAACGTCTCCAAATGCCACGTCAACCTGCATGAAAATGCGGGCAGCTCCAAGTGTTCCACGGAAGCGAACCCGGACTCCCTCGTATGCAGCCGTCTCAATTATTCTCTGACCCTCAACACTATCCGCGTCGAACAGAAGACCGTCGGGCTCCACCTCTTGAACGCAAATGTCCTTTATCACGTTGACAAGATCGTCAACCTCGTTCCTTGTCCTTCCCAGCAGATCGATATCCCTTGTCGGGCGAGAGATCGGCGCTCCCCAGACTGCAAACATCGTGGCTCCCTTGATAATGAAGCTGGAAGCATACGAAGATTTGCTGAGCCTGTATAAGAACCGCTCCATTGCGAAATACTGTAGCCATTCGTTAAACGGCCGTCCGGATCTTCTCGACTTGTTGAGAAGTCGCTGCCGAACGGAGGCGGCCACATCCACAACCGGCAGTTTCGTCAAAACAGCGCCTCAAGGTATGGCCGAATCACGTTGCTCACGCGGCAGATGCGGGCGAATTCCATGAGCTTGTCTATGCTGAAATCTCTGCGCGTTCGGCACTCTTTCAGCGCCTCAATCACGACGTCCAGGCCGATTTTGTTGCGGAACTTGAAGCAGTCGGCGACCGTCTTCTCCAGGCAATAGATGCGGACCGGCACACCGTCTAT
Coding sequences within it:
- a CDS encoding nucleotidyl transferase AbiEii/AbiGii toxin family protein, whose protein sequence is MTKLPVVDVAASVRQRLLNKSRRSGRPFNEWLQYFAMERFLYRLSKSSYASSFIIKGATMFAVWGAPISRPTRDIDLLGRTRNEVDDLVNVIKDICVQEVEPDGLLFDADSVEGQRIIETAAYEGVRVRFRGTLGAARIFMQVDVAFGDVVVPEPVTVDYPTILGMPAPRLDGYTRESAIAEKFEAMVRLGIVNSRMKDFFDIWLLSTQFDFDGETLAEAIKQTFAHRETDIASQPVALTEAFTKDSSKQAQWSAFLRRTRIVDAPNELANVIELVSLFLLPVSNALASGDTFDRTWSAPGPWS